AGCTTGTCTTCTTTTGTTGTGTTTTACGGTTGTCTGTGTACTTTGTGCTGAACTTGCTCTTCTTGTAGTAAGGGTAGTGGCACCACATCGAAAGCAGGTTTAGCTAGCCACCAAATTGGAGAATCTCAAGCCATTTGTGTACATTTATCCTTTCATCAAACCACAAATGGCTTAAATTTATGCAAGTGACTTCACTAATTGGCTACTTTTTTAAAGTCTCAAAATGTGTGGTCCGATGCTGAATTTGGTATTAACTACATGTCTTGGCTTGCTGTCTTAGGTTTGTGAATGTTACATTCTGGAGAACCCCGGAAGCTGCTGAATCACATGCAAAAATGGCACATAGTACAGGCTTGGTACAAGCTATTCTATTTGAAGCTGCAGACAGGGATAACATCGGTGGATCTGCCTATGGGGGTCAGAGGTCCATATGTTGTACCCCAGACCTTGCTAAACTAGAGGGCTGCAAGCAAGGAGAAGTAATCAGAAGGCCATCATCTGATGATCCAGATTGGCCCTATGTGCTAGACACACACTTCAGTGCTAATTACCTTTCAGTGAAGTTAGAAGAGGAGCAAGTGCACATTACAAAGACAGGCATGTACAACTTGTTCTTCATATCCTGTGATCCAAAACTTAGAGGCCTTACTATGAGTGGGAAGACTATCTGGAGGAATCCTGGTGGGTACCTACCAGGAAGAATGGCGCCTTTGATGAAATTTTATGTTCTCATGTCGTTGGCTTATCTGTTGGTAATGATTGTTTGGTTTAGCCAGTACATAAGGTTTTGGAGGGATATATTGCCAATCCAGAATTGGATCACATTAGTCATTGCACTTGGCCTGTTTGAGATGACACTATGGTACTTTGAATACTTAAACTTCAACAGCAGTGGTGTGCGGCCAGTTGGTATCACAACTTGGGTGGTCACTGTTGGAGCCATCAGAAAAACAGTTTCACGTCTACTGATCCTTTCTATCTCGATGGGATATGGTGTTGTTCGCCCAACTTTGGGAGGTCTCACTTCCAAGGTGTTGCTGCTTGGACTCACATATTTCCTGGCATCTGAGATGCTGGACATTGCAGAAAATGTTGGAACAATTAATGATATATCAGGCAAAGCAAGGCTTTTTCTGGTCCTTCCTGATGCATTTTTGGATGCTTTTCTCATACTTTGGATATTTACTTCTCTTTCACGCACTCTAGAGAAGCTACAGGTAAGCTAAATTTGATGTAATTTTTCATGTacttctttattttctttatgGAAATTAATACGATCTGATATTTACTTCGTGGGTATCTGCAAATGTTAGAACTTCCACTAGTTAGATGTGGTGGGTGAGGTAACACAGTAATTACTTTCAGGGGTTGTGGCTAATTTAGATCTGCTGGAGTGACTAGTATGCTAAGTAGTTAGAAATTATTATGAAGCCTATTGAATCCTGGATACAGAGATGCATATTTGTATTTTTTTCCCTAAACTTGCTACTTTTCTATTTCAACAGGCAAGGAGGAGTTCCGTGAAATTGGATATATACAGAAAATTTACAAATGCATTGGCTATTTCTGTGATAGCTTCAGTTGCCTGGATTGGTTATGAGGTGTATATATTTCTCTAATACATCCACAGTGAACATTTTATCAATAAAAGAGCAAGGTTGCCTATTTTTAATGAAAATATCACCATCAACATGTCTCTGTTACATTTGCTGTTGTACCCCCCATCTTGACACATCACCTCCTACTCAATCTTGACAATTTTAACTTTTAGCAGACTGACTTAGGTTCCAATTCTGAATAGTTTTCCTAAACTAGAGATTGTGCTTCAAAGAGGTCTCCATCATCCACAATATTGCAAATTTGCAATAGTAGTTGTCAGATAATGTTAAATCCTATGCACGCTGGATCAAACTATTATGAGAAAGAACAATTTTGCTAATTTCGGATAGCGAAGAAAAGTATCTGTATATCGATGCGTTTCCTTGGCTGTAAAAATAATTTTACTCATCTTATTTGTTTTTATGAAATCTGCATTTGCTGAGGATCCTGTTTTTAATTAAGATTTACATTAAGAGCTGATGATCCTTTTTTTAGTTGACATCTACATGGTGAGCTTTCACTCAAAATCAACATATACTTGTTGCTATCACCACAAAAGGCATGAAACGGATTGATGAATGGCATGCATTTTTTGTCCAATGCATGTGCCAGTGCCATTCATATGCTAATAGATTTGGCTGAAATTGTTCCTATCCATGAGCATCTGTCTCAAATCAAAATATTTTTCTGCATATGTATAATGCTCTGCAGATTTTGTGCGTGAAGATGACATAATTTCCTCGTTGATCAATAACATTTATAGCTGCTTAATTCATGCGAAATTTCTCAGAGATTTTCACTTGAATAACCTGTTTTGTTACCATGACTTCATTTTCAAGGTATATTTCAAAGCAACAGACCCCTTTAGCGAGAGGTGGCAGAGTGCCTGGATCATAACTGCCTTCTGGGATGTTCTTGCACTTGTTTTGCTTGTTGTGATCTGTTATCTGTGGGCACCGTCCCAAAGCTCGCAAAGGTAATTCTCTTCCCTTTTCAATGCAATGCATAATCATGATGTTTGCTGGTTGCTTCTTGTACTCAATACTAGCCAATTGGTCATCCATGAAATGCCCAAAATTTTACCAACATCAATAGAAAATAGCAGTTCTATATGTCTAGGAACCGCCCCATAATCATTTAATCAATATGCATGTACTTTTTCCAGATATGCATATTCTGGTGAAGCTGCTGATGACGacgatgaggaagctcaatcccTGACAAAGGGAGATGGTGAAGTTGGGATGGTAAAGATTGACAAGGACAGGAATGTTGGTGTTAGCAATGCTTTCAGTTTGGAAGATGAGGCTGAGGAGGACAAGCGGGAATAGCATTTTCTTGTTCCTTATGGCTTATGCCCAGGCCCCAGAAGACAAGTGATTTATTGGAGCAACAACGTTCCAAGATACTTCTTTTCTTTGCTAATTTTTGGTGGTTCAATGCCCTTCTGTTACAAGGTTACATAAGGCTGTTGTAGAAGTGCGTGATTTTATCCGTTCCCGTGAGGGTAATGGTTCGGATTTTATGTAGACTTCAGATAGGCTGAGATGGTGCAGATTATTTATAACAATGTACATAACTGTTTTGTTTGCTTGTTGCATGTTGTCTGATGCATGATCACATCCTGTACGAAACTGGTTAACTGAGCATTGACAGAGTGGTTCGCCTGATTGAGTGGAAGGATGTGAGTTTTCGTTCAAGAATCACAAAATTAGATCCTTAACTACTTAATCAATGAGAAATGAAAGTTCTGAATGTAAGTTTATAACAAGTTGACTTTGTGAAAGTTGTTTGTATGCGAGTTGCCTGTCCGCAAGGTGGAAACATTACTCCCCTGTACCATTACAAAACGAGCTCTCAGGTCAAACCTCGTTGTCTAATATATACATTTGAATACGCTGATCAGTCTGTAAACCCTAATATCAACTTGCCTCCAGCGTTGTTGTCATGCCTAACGACTGATGGCCAGTTCCCGGCGTCTTTTCATGTACTTCTCCTTAAAAATCCGATCTTTATAATATATTACAGGTATAGAACTCCCATGAACATGAACCCAGCAGTTCTGAGCGAACCAAAGGTGATTGACTCATTCAACAGCGAGAGGTTGATCATTCTTCGCAATCAACTCACTAGATTTCTGCTCAACCCATACAGCTGCATCCATGTACCCAAGCTCGTATAACTTGTCGAGAATTTCATCTTCCGCCGGTTCCAGAGCCCAGTTAAACAGCTGCAGTTGGTTTGAGATAATAAGAACAAAAAATATATGCAATTGAAGAATGTACATGCTGGGAAAATTTTAGTAACCTGTCTTGGGCTAGCCCTGTTCTCCGGATTGCAGTCTGGACTAATCCCAATCCCTTCCAAACCCAGTCTGTTGGCTGGGAAAGCACATATTCGGACCTACAATAACAGGTATAGTGCCACTAATGAGCGTCACAACGTGAACAACATACAGCATGGTACATGTCACCTACTcatgttttttctttttgaaatgAAACAATGTTCCCCAGATAGCAAGTAGTAGACAAGTGCTGTTTTATGCCTCCTTTTGTATGTAGTTTTAATACTTTCTAAGATTTAGCAGGAACATGTCATGGATCCGCCATATATAAACGTAATATTCAATGGTCAAAATAGATATATTTTTACCGTCAAAAAGAATCCAAAACAAAAACTGCATACGTACTGTTTCGGAAGCAGAAGTGGGTGGCATAAACAATGTAAGGCCCCCATCAATGCATAGGCGGTTACGGAAGTAAGTTGCCGGCCTGGGAGCTAAGTATCTGAAATGAGAACAAAACAACCATTTAACTCTTGTAAGCAACAGTGTTAGGAAAGAACAGCGTAGCTGAATCTTACCCAGGAATAAAAGAGGATGTAATGACAGCGTTAATGACATCTTCTTTGGAGTCAAATTGGTCAACTAGTAAGCCCCTAGGCCTCCAGGAT
Above is a genomic segment from Panicum hallii strain FIL2 chromosome 8, PHallii_v3.1, whole genome shotgun sequence containing:
- the LOC112872458 gene encoding transmembrane protein 87B; translation: MDLRRLAVLAAALAALAAGWWGRGAEASIHTYDREPFREVGNAFLLSGGSEGIVADGADPAAPASSFIKFVNVTFWRTPEAAESHAKMAHSTGLVQAILFEAADRDNIGGSAYGGQRSICCTPDLAKLEGCKQGEVIRRPSSDDPDWPYVLDTHFSANYLSVKLEEEQVHITKTGMYNLFFISCDPKLRGLTMSGKTIWRNPGGYLPGRMAPLMKFYVLMSLAYLLVMIVWFSQYIRFWRDILPIQNWITLVIALGLFEMTLWYFEYLNFNSSGVRPVGITTWVVTVGAIRKTVSRLLILSISMGYGVVRPTLGGLTSKVLLLGLTYFLASEMLDIAENVGTINDISGKARLFLVLPDAFLDAFLILWIFTSLSRTLEKLQARRSSVKLDIYRKFTNALAISVIASVAWIGYEVYFKATDPFSERWQSAWIITAFWDVLALVLLVVICYLWAPSQSSQRYAYSGEAADDDDEEAQSLTKGDGEVGMVKIDKDRNVGVSNAFSLEDEAEEDKRE